The Leishmania major strain Friedlin complete genome, chromosome 28 genome includes a region encoding these proteins:
- a CDS encoding putative Dynein light chain LC6, flagellar outer arm gives MTQVPGATVKLSEMPKEMENFAIFCAQEGLAKLRTAQELASFIRKEFEKKYGPTWNCFVGRNFGSFVTHEEGNYVYFYVGQTGVLLFKSS, from the coding sequence ATGACGCAAGTACCCGGCGCGACGGTGAAGCTATCCGAGATGCCTAAGGAGATGGAGAACTTTGCCATTTTCTGTGCACAGGAGGGGCTCGCGAAACTGCGAACTGCGCAGGAGCTAGCCAGCTTTATTCGAAAGGAGTTCGAAAAGAAATATGGCCCGACGTGGAACTGCTTTGTTGGCCGGAACTTTGGTAGCTTTGTCACGCACGAAGAGGGTAACTATGTGTACTTCTACGTTGGTCAAACCGGTGTTCTGCTTTTCAAGTCGTCTTAG